In a genomic window of Xenopus laevis strain J_2021 chromosome 5S, Xenopus_laevis_v10.1, whole genome shotgun sequence:
- the tcf21.S gene encoding transcription factor 21-like gives MSTGSLSDVEDFQDMEMLECNSIKLDPNKEFSISNDSNEESSTCDSGSPKKGRGTSGKRRKNPSKKSSLGTINQEGKQVQRNAANARERARMRVLSKAFSKLKTTLPWVPADTKLSKLDTLRLASSYIAHLRQILANDKYENGYIHPVNLTWPFMVAGKPENYLKEVVSTSRLCGPTAS, from the exons ATGTCCACTGGTTCTCTCAGTGATGTGGAGGATTTCCAAGACATGGAAATGTTGGAATGTAATAGCATCAAACTGGATCCCAATAAGGAATTTAGCATATCCAACGACAGCAATGAGGAGAGTTCAACTTGCGACAGCGGTTCACCAAAAAAAGGTAGAGGAACTTCGGGCAAAAGGAGAAAAAACCCCAGCAAGAAAAGTTCACTGGGCACCATCAACCAGGAGGGCAAGCAGGTCCAGAGGAATGCAGCCAATGCCAGGGAGAGAGCCAGGATGAGGGTGCTAAGCAAAGCCTTCTCTAAACTAAAGACCACTTTGCCTTGGGTGCCTGCAGACACCAAGTTATCCAAGCTGGACACTCTGCGTCTTGCATCTAGCTATATAGCTCACCTGCGTCAAATTCTAGCCAATGACAAGTATGAAAATGGCTACATTCATCCAGTTAACCTG ACTTGGCCCTTTATGGTGGCTGGAAAACCAGAAAATTACCTCAAGGAAGTGGTGAGCACCAGCCGATTGTGTGGTCCCACGGCATCCTGA